A genomic region of Alicyclobacillus sp. SO9 contains the following coding sequences:
- a CDS encoding cytochrome ubiquinol oxidase subunit I — translation MSNLLLARWQFGVTTVYHFFFVPLTIGLVFLIALMETLYVTKKDESYKTMAKFWGKLFLINFAVGVVTGIMQEFQFGMNWSDYARFVGDVFGAPLAVEALAAFFLESTFIGLWMFGWDKVSKKVHLLSIWLVTIGTTLSAFWILTANSFMQEPVGYTMRAGHAEMSSFGALITNVQLWLEFPHVIFAALATGAFFVMGVSAYFLLKKRSVEIFQRSFHLAAAIGIAASVLVAVVGHEQAQHLVKAQPMKMAASEALWNTSSDAAPWTVVASINDANHKDSMKIQIPDMLSILAYNKIHGKVEGMNQIQAQYQQKYGPGNYIPPVRTTFWSFRIMVLAGMLMILLAAIGVYKMIKNRIAQSPRFLRWMLPAIALPYIANSAGWIMTEIGRQPWVVFGLLKTQNGVSPTVSAGLVLTTLIGFAALYGVLAVIDVFLLVRTIKQGPEGLDSEVETNFDNSPFMGVSH, via the coding sequence ATGAGTAATCTCTTGTTAGCTCGATGGCAGTTTGGTGTAACAACTGTCTACCATTTCTTCTTTGTTCCGCTCACCATTGGTCTGGTATTTCTTATTGCTCTCATGGAGACTTTGTATGTTACGAAGAAAGATGAATCCTATAAGACCATGGCCAAGTTTTGGGGGAAGCTGTTTTTAATTAACTTTGCCGTAGGTGTTGTTACAGGGATTATGCAAGAGTTCCAGTTTGGTATGAACTGGTCTGATTATGCGCGTTTTGTGGGGGATGTGTTTGGAGCGCCTTTGGCCGTGGAGGCGTTAGCTGCATTCTTTCTGGAATCAACGTTTATCGGATTATGGATGTTCGGGTGGGACAAGGTGTCGAAAAAGGTGCACTTGCTGTCCATCTGGTTAGTTACCATTGGCACTACACTGTCAGCGTTTTGGATTCTGACTGCGAATTCTTTTATGCAGGAACCTGTTGGCTACACGATGAGGGCTGGCCACGCAGAAATGTCGAGTTTTGGCGCATTGATTACTAACGTGCAGCTTTGGCTTGAGTTCCCTCACGTTATCTTTGCAGCGTTGGCGACTGGGGCATTTTTTGTCATGGGTGTCAGTGCTTATTTTCTTTTGAAAAAGCGCTCCGTCGAGATCTTTCAGCGTTCGTTTCATTTGGCTGCTGCGATTGGCATCGCTGCAAGTGTGTTGGTGGCGGTTGTTGGACACGAACAGGCTCAACACTTGGTCAAGGCGCAACCTATGAAGATGGCTGCTTCGGAAGCATTGTGGAATACCAGCTCAGATGCGGCACCTTGGACAGTGGTTGCCAGCATTAACGACGCGAACCATAAGGATAGCATGAAGATTCAGATTCCAGACATGCTCAGTATCCTTGCGTACAACAAGATACACGGGAAAGTGGAGGGCATGAATCAAATACAGGCCCAGTATCAGCAAAAGTACGGCCCAGGAAATTACATTCCCCCTGTGCGGACGACTTTCTGGAGTTTTCGGATTATGGTCCTTGCAGGAATGCTGATGATTCTGTTGGCTGCAATAGGTGTGTACAAGATGATTAAGAACCGAATTGCACAAAGCCCTCGTTTTCTCAGATGGATGCTTCCAGCCATTGCTCTGCCGTATATCGCCAATTCAGCAGGTTGGATTATGACCGAAATCGGCCGTCAACCCTGGGTGGTATTCGGACTTCTGAAGACCCAGAACGGAGTCTCACCGACAGTTTCCGCAGGTCTGGTCCTCACGACGCTCATTGGTTTTGCAGCACTGTACGGCGTATTGGCTGTGATTGACGTATTCCTGTTGGTCCGAACGATTAAACAGGGACCAGAAGGGCTGGATTCAGAGGTGGAGACAAACTTTGATAACTCTCCATTTATGGGCGTATCACACTAG
- the cydB gene encoding cytochrome d ubiquinol oxidase subunit II: MMTLNAVWFVLIAILFSGFFLLEGFDFGVGILLPMLGKKDEDRRLLINSIGPFWDANEVWFLTAGGAMFAAFPNWYATLFSGFYLALFLLLVALIGRGVAFEFRSKLGTPRWRKTWDWVIFAGSLLPPLLLGVALANMMKGVPIDSHMNYVGNFFNLISTYSVVGGLSMVVLFVLHGAIFLTLRTTGDLREKARNAAVYAGELTTAVLIIFIVLSYFDTDMFSKAGIDPGAVPILAGLALLSVRFFIKSKRDGWAFVMTALTIIFSSATVFMDLFPRVMVSSLNKHWSLTVYNAASNPYSLKVMTIVAVSVVPIVLAYQAWSYWVFRKRLQPTDHMDY; encoded by the coding sequence ATGATGACCTTAAATGCCGTATGGTTCGTATTGATAGCCATCTTATTCAGTGGATTCTTCCTGTTGGAAGGGTTCGATTTCGGTGTCGGAATACTGCTGCCGATGCTGGGGAAAAAAGATGAAGATCGACGATTGCTCATCAATAGCATTGGTCCTTTCTGGGACGCTAATGAAGTGTGGTTCCTTACTGCAGGAGGAGCGATGTTTGCCGCCTTTCCAAACTGGTATGCGACGTTGTTCAGCGGCTTCTACCTAGCGTTGTTCTTGCTGTTGGTAGCGCTCATAGGCCGCGGCGTAGCCTTCGAGTTTCGCAGTAAACTGGGTACACCACGTTGGCGAAAGACATGGGATTGGGTAATTTTCGCAGGCAGTCTATTGCCGCCGTTGTTGCTTGGGGTGGCTTTAGCCAACATGATGAAGGGCGTCCCGATTGACAGTCATATGAATTACGTAGGCAATTTCTTTAATCTCATAAGTACGTATTCAGTTGTTGGCGGCTTGAGCATGGTGGTGCTGTTTGTGCTTCATGGCGCAATATTTCTCACATTGCGTACAACGGGAGACCTTAGAGAGAAGGCCCGTAATGCAGCAGTATACGCTGGAGAACTGACAACTGCTGTGTTGATTATCTTCATTGTCCTGAGCTATTTTGATACGGACATGTTCTCCAAAGCAGGCATAGACCCGGGTGCAGTTCCCATTCTCGCTGGTTTGGCACTGCTGTCAGTCCGCTTTTTTATCAAGTCAAAGCGTGACGGATGGGCGTTTGTCATGACTGCATTGACCATTATTTTTTCATCGGCAACAGTGTTTATGGATTTATTCCCTAGAGTGATGGTGAGTTCTTTAAACAAGCACTGGAGCCTGACTGTGTACAACGCTGCGTCAAACCCCTATTCCTTAAAAGTGATGACCATTGTCGCTGTGTCTGTGGTGCCAATTGTCCTGGCATACCAGGCTTGGAGTTATTGGGTGTTTCGGAAACGGTTGCAACCGACAGATCATATGGACTACTAA